The following are from one region of the Salvelinus fontinalis isolate EN_2023a chromosome 5, ASM2944872v1, whole genome shotgun sequence genome:
- the LOC129855566 gene encoding uncharacterized protein LOC129855566 isoform X1 — protein sequence MGNRRRKRGREHRDSYGFKISELLTQLVVRTTPPNGPLPRNVSLLPSFTLPAVRETTATTRSKAQLPECITRLSDTQCRKWYHQRQATPFSASTPTLALNPRPAPNAPGHTTAPASTNISQPGRERPSLVSPDLFFLPYLAARETAKGCDSLSLVRDLFQRGEVCPDILGVKEWSSQRPAAWTNDTAVAPQRMLIEPEIIRFLQFLTRFAHTAAGILAHSSKIGSVSNTCSPHCVTSVHYFEDLRDLQRKLFKGILWTSSRGRDL from the exons ATGGGAAACCGACGGAGGAAGAGAGGGCGTGAACACAGAGATTCGTATGGGTTTAAG ATCTCTGAGCTGCTGACCCAACTGGTTGTGAGAACCACACCTCCTAATGGGCCCCTCCCCCGTAACGTcagcctcctcccctccttcaccctccccGCGGTTCGAGAAACGACCGCCACCACCCGCTCCAAGGCCCAACTCCCAGAATGCATCACGAGACTCTCAGACACCCAGTGTCGGAAATGGTACCACCAGAGACAAGCCACGCCCTTCTCCGCCTCAACCCCCACCCTAGCCCTTAACCCTAGGCCTGCCCCCAACGCCCCGGGACACACCACTGCTCCCGCCTCCACCAATATCAGccaaccagggagagagagacccagcCTGGTTTCCCCTGATTTGTTTTTCCTACCCTATCTTGCGGCACGGGAGACTGCGAAGGGCTGTGATTCGCTGTCATTGGTGAGGGATCTGTTCCAGAGGGGTGAG GTGTGTCCAGACATCCTGGGGGTGAAGGAGTGGTCGAGCCAGAGACCTGCTGCCTGGACcaatgatacagcagtagcaccACAACGTATGTTGATAGAACCTG agatcatacgtttcctgcagttcttgaccaggtttgcacacactgcagcagggattttggcccactcctccaaaatcggcagtgtatcaaatacttgttctccccact GTGTGACTAGCGTGCATTACtttgaggacctgagggacctgcAGAGGAAGTTGTTCAAGGGGATCCTGTGGACGTCCAGCAGGGGTCGCGACCTTTGA
- the LOC129855566 gene encoding uncharacterized protein LOC129855566 isoform X2: MGNRRRKRGREHRDSYGFKISELLTQLVVRTTPPNGPLPRNVSLLPSFTLPAVRETTATTRSKAQLPECITRLSDTQCRKWYHQRQATPFSASTPTLALNPRPAPNAPGHTTAPASTNISQPGRERPSLVSPDLFFLPYLAARETAKGCDSLSLVRDLFQRGEVCPDILGVKEWSSQRPAAWTNDTAVAPQRMLIEPGVTSVHYFEDLRDLQRKLFKGILWTSSRGRDL, encoded by the exons ATGGGAAACCGACGGAGGAAGAGAGGGCGTGAACACAGAGATTCGTATGGGTTTAAG ATCTCTGAGCTGCTGACCCAACTGGTTGTGAGAACCACACCTCCTAATGGGCCCCTCCCCCGTAACGTcagcctcctcccctccttcaccctccccGCGGTTCGAGAAACGACCGCCACCACCCGCTCCAAGGCCCAACTCCCAGAATGCATCACGAGACTCTCAGACACCCAGTGTCGGAAATGGTACCACCAGAGACAAGCCACGCCCTTCTCCGCCTCAACCCCCACCCTAGCCCTTAACCCTAGGCCTGCCCCCAACGCCCCGGGACACACCACTGCTCCCGCCTCCACCAATATCAGccaaccagggagagagagacccagcCTGGTTTCCCCTGATTTGTTTTTCCTACCCTATCTTGCGGCACGGGAGACTGCGAAGGGCTGTGATTCGCTGTCATTGGTGAGGGATCTGTTCCAGAGGGGTGAG GTGTGTCCAGACATCCTGGGGGTGAAGGAGTGGTCGAGCCAGAGACCTGCTGCCTGGACcaatgatacagcagtagcaccACAACGTATGTTGATAGAACCTG GTGTGACTAGCGTGCATTACtttgaggacctgagggacctgcAGAGGAAGTTGTTCAAGGGGATCCTGTGGACGTCCAGCAGGGGTCGCGACCTTTGA
- the isca1 gene encoding iron-sulfur cluster assembly 1 homolog, mitochondrial, whose translation MSLPNMSASMVARATVRAVSKRKILATRAALTLTPSAVNRIRSLLEDKPEYLGLKVGVRTRGCNGMTYTLDFTKQKDQADEEVLQDGVRVFIEKKAQLTLLGTEMDFVESKLSSEFVFNNPNIKGTCGCGESFNM comes from the exons ATGTCATTACCGAACATGTCTGCCTCCATGGTGGCTAGGGCGACCGTCCGAGCAGTCAGTAAAAGAAAGATATTAGCCACAAGAGCGGCTTTAACGCTG ACTCCATCTGCTGTGAATAGGATCAGGAGCTTGCTGGAGGATAAACCAGAATAC CTTGGTCTGAAGGTGGGTGTGAGGACGCGAGGCTGTAACGGTATGACCTACACTCTGGACTTCACCAAGCAGAAGGATCAGGCTGATGAGGAAGTGCTGCAGGACG GTGTGCGTGTATTTATAGAGAAGAAGGCCCAGCTCACTCTGCTGGGGACCGAGATGGACTTCGTGGAGTCCAAGCTGTCCAGTGAGTTTGTCTTCAACAACCCCAACATCAAGGGCACCTGCGGTTGTGGAGAGAGCTTTAACATGTGA